Proteins encoded by one window of Gemmatimonas aurantiaca:
- a CDS encoding DMT family transporter, which yields MTATPAAPATPASPRALGTSPLLVLAASLIGISFAAPLIRLSSADPLVIATWRLGFSLIIVAIALLVGGGWRSWRTLSRDDLLLAMGAGILLALHFWSWNTSLRYTSVAASVALVNLQPVLIAAASGLWLHEPPSRRQWFWIVVAVIGALIVGLADVPGGLAAVGPALLGTGAEGARALLGDGLALLGAVTAAGYYLIGRRLRQHLALWPYVGLVYGAAFGVCLVLCLFTGAALTPQPPRELAIFAGLALGPMLLGHTGMNWALAHLPAFVVNLTVLGEPVGATILAALLPGIAEVPGPATVMGGALVLSGAILAARR from the coding sequence TTGACGGCTACACCTGCAGCACCCGCAACACCGGCATCACCGCGCGCGCTGGGGACCTCACCGCTGCTGGTGCTCGCGGCGTCCCTGATCGGCATCTCGTTCGCCGCGCCGCTCATCCGGCTGTCGTCGGCCGATCCGCTCGTGATCGCCACCTGGCGACTGGGCTTTTCGCTCATCATCGTGGCCATTGCACTGCTCGTGGGCGGCGGCTGGCGAAGCTGGCGCACGCTGTCCCGGGATGATCTGCTGCTGGCCATGGGCGCCGGTATCCTGCTCGCGTTGCACTTCTGGTCTTGGAACACGTCGCTGCGCTACACCAGCGTGGCCGCATCGGTGGCGCTGGTGAATCTGCAGCCGGTGCTCATCGCCGCGGCCTCGGGCTTGTGGCTCCATGAACCGCCCAGTCGGCGTCAATGGTTCTGGATCGTGGTGGCCGTGATCGGTGCGCTCATCGTGGGACTGGCCGACGTGCCCGGGGGCCTGGCCGCCGTCGGGCCGGCCCTGTTGGGCACGGGGGCCGAGGGCGCTCGCGCGTTGCTGGGTGATGGCCTCGCGCTACTGGGAGCGGTCACTGCGGCGGGGTATTACCTCATCGGCCGTCGCCTGCGGCAGCATCTGGCGCTGTGGCCGTACGTGGGGCTGGTGTACGGGGCGGCGTTTGGTGTCTGCCTGGTGCTCTGTCTGTTCACGGGGGCGGCGCTCACCCCGCAGCCGCCGCGTGAACTGGCCATCTTCGCCGGCCTCGCGCTCGGTCCCATGCTGCTGGGGCATACAGGCATGAATTGGGCGCTGGCCCATCTGCCGGCCTTCGTGGTGAACCTCACCGTGTTGGGTGAACCGGTGGGGGCCACGATCCTCGCCGCCCTGCTGCCCGGTATCGCGGAGGTGCCGGGACCGGCAACCGTCATGGGCGGCGCTCTGGTGCTCAGCGGCGCGATTCTCGCCGCGCGCCGGTGA